Below is a window of Planococcus sp. MSAK28401 DNA.
CGTATACGTTTACCGCCACACCGATTGCCATAAATACTGCAAAGTAAATAGCTAAAATCGCGTTAGTGACCCCTACAGCTGAAACTTCAGCAAGGCCGATTCTTGAGACAAATAGCGTATCAACAAAACCAAGCAGTGTTTGAAAGAAGTTCTCGGCAACTGCTGGTAAAGCCAGGATGAAAATTAGTTTTATTTTAGTTCGTTTATCATCCGTATTTAATAACACCTCCCCCTTGTTCATTTGGGGTCCCTCCTTTCAGTGAATCCAATTATTTAAAAACGGCCCATATATGATATATGGGCCGCTGTTTTTACTCTGTTACATTTATCACAAACGGATAGACATATACATTTCCTTCAAACTTAAATTCACTCCATACTTTGTAGTGACCAGGCTGGTGAAAAATGGTTTCAAACACAGTATTGTCATCGAATGACGGGTGAACGTGTATAAACTGCTCTCCTTTTTCATCTAAAATTACAACATGTCCCAGGGGCCCTAAGTAAGGTTCAGGTGTACTATCCTTCGTATCGTACGTGAATACTGTAGGATGGTGAGCTTTCAGTGAGTCGACAGATAGCTCTACTGTATGACCATCAATGGTTTTTCTGAATTCTGTGTCTACTTCAAGGGCTGGCAGCTCAGATGTGACTTGATGATGACCTACATGAAGATGAACAGGAGTGGCTTGATATGCCAATCCTTTTGGTTGGATGTCCACAAAAAGCTTATACATGCCTGATGCTAATTGAATATCATATTCAAATTTACCTTTGTCTGTTTGAACAGGATGGAGGTGTTTGTATTCACTCAAGTCCTCACTTACCACAATCAGATGCAAGTCTTTTTCATGACTGACTTCTAATTCGGGTGCTTTTTGATTTTTATCTTGTAACTCTATAAAGAGTTTTCCATTCTCATATGCAGCATTTACAAACACTTCGTTTTCGGTCGATTTTGAATGGTTGTGATGGTGTTCATGATTTTTCAATTCCAACATTCCTTTTTTTAGATTTTTGTTAATTAGACTTATCATTCAATGTGTTTTCATCTTATTCTCGATTAAATTTTGTCTCGATCTAAAAACGCTAAACCTGCTTATTTGCAGCAGGAACAACCTATTTCGTTCTTTGTATCAGCAACTTTATATCCAGTTTCTTGAATAGCCGCTTTAATTTCGTCCAAAGTAACTTGTTCTTCTTGAAAAGATACATCCACTTGGCCGTCAGAAAGTTTAACTTTTACAGTATCTACACCAGTGAGTTTTCCTACTTGACCTTCAATCTTATTTATACATGAACTACATGACATACCGACTACATTTAATGTTGTTTCTTTCATCGCTTATTCCTCCTAATTTTCATTACTATACCCGAGTATTGTATATTTCGTGCAAAAATTAAAATCTTCACCTCCTTAACTAATCGATCTGCAATCAGAGGTAATTGTTAACGGACAAAATTCTTTAACTAGGCAGTACTAGGCTTTATCAATCGAATTCAAGAGTTTAAGAATAACTTTTTTATTGGCCTCAAATCCAATGAAAGATTCGACTAGTTTCTTTTTGCCTAATATCCCTTTTTTATAAAATGCGAACAAAGGGACAATTCTATTCCCGGAGATTTCAATCATCTCCTGTTCAAGACTCAAATCCTTTGCAACATCTTTTCCGTGATAGGAAATTGCGTGGGACGCTAAATAGGTTTTAGCATCTTGGCAATCTGAACACGTGGGACGTGTATATAATACAAGTTCCAAATTGTTTGTCATGTCAAGCTCTCCTTTACTATGCTAACGAAGGTTTAAAACGTTTCAATCGCAGCGCATTTACTAAGACAGAAACAGAGCTTAGACTCATTGCAGCCCCCGCAAGCATTGGATTTAATAACGGTCCTCCCACCAAGTAGATAACACCCATTGCGAATGGAATCCCCATTACGTTATAAGCGAAAGCCCAGAAAAGATTTTGTTTAATGTTTCGGATTGTCGATTTACTCAATTCTACTGCGGTCGGTACATCCATCAAATCACTTCTCATCAGAACAATGTCTGCTGACTCGATAGCGACGTCTGTTCCCGATCCGATTGCAATTCCAATATCCGCTTGTGCTAAGGCAGGGGCATCGTTGATTCCGTCTCCAACCATCGCCACTTTCTTGCCTTCTGCTTGTAGTTTTTTCACTTCATTCGCTTTATCTTCCGGCAACACTTCACTGAGGACACGGTCAATTCCAACCTGTTTTGCAATTGCCATGGCTGTTCCTTTGTTGTCCCCCGTTATCATAGCTACCTCAATGCCCATTTTCTGAAGCTTTTCAATTGCTTTCCTGCTGTTTTCTTTCACTGTATCTGCCACAGCGATAATCCCAGCAATCTGATTATCGATTGCTACATACATAGGTGTCTTACCTTGTTGCGCCAGTTTATCAGATACTTCTTCCAGCGCAGTTAGAGAGATGTTCTGTTTCACCATCAGTTTCCGGTTCCCCGCAAGCAATCTCTTTCCATCAACCATGACTTCAATTCCGTGTCCAGGAATGGCTTCGAAATTACCGAGGCTCATCATCTTCATTTTCTTCTCTTCCGCAGCCCTTACAATCGCTTCGCCTAGTGGATGCTCAGAACCTTTTTCAGCAGATGCTGTTAACTGAAGAAGGGTTTCTTCGTTGTTGCCATTGACAGTGATAATGTCTGTGACTTTTGGCTTTCCTTCGGTAATCGTGCCTGTCTTGTCAAAAACGATGGTTTGAATTTTATGAGTGGTTTCCAGTGCTCCTCCACTCTTGATCAGTACACCGTTCTCAGCCCCTTTTCCTGTTCCTACCATGATTGCAGTAGGCGTAGCAAGCCCCAATGCACATGGGCACGCAATCACAAGGACCGAGATGGTAATTGTCAATGCGAATAGTCCTGTTTGTCCACCGAAGTACCAAGCCAATCCAGAAAGTATGGCAATGACGATGACGATGGGTACGAAATAGCCGGAAATAATATCCGCTAATTTGGCAATAGGAGCCCTTGAACCTTGTGCATCCTCGACTAATTTAATGATTTGGGATAATGCAGTGTCCTTCCCTACTTTTGTCGCG
It encodes the following:
- a CDS encoding heavy metal translocating P-type ATPase codes for the protein MESKTFAVEGMTCASCVQTIEKATKKLPGIVESTVNLATNKLTISYDENMVSPQDIQNTVEKVGYKASTDTEQKTFAVTGMTCASCVQTIEKATRKLAGVLESNVNLATEKLVVKYDPVLVTVSDITQAVANAGYEAKEDSGPADSQESEKEKKLKKVRSMWNRFIGSAIFTVPLLYISMGHMINLPLPMFIDPMMNPLTFSLLQLILTIPVILFGWKFYSVGFKTLFRGHPNMDSLVALGTSAAFLYSLGATAAISMGSSGYVNNLYYESAAVILTLITLGKYLEVSSMGKTSEAIEKLMGLAPKTARVIRSGQEVEISIDEVVVGDTIIVKPGEKIPVDGVVVQGLTSVDESMLTGESIPVEKNVGSNIIGASFNKNGTIQYRATKVGKDTALSQIIKLVEDAQGSRAPIAKLADIISGYFVPIVIVIAILSGLAWYFGGQTGLFALTITISVLVIACPCALGLATPTAIMVGTGKGAENGVLIKSGGALETTHKIQTIVFDKTGTITEGKPKVTDIITVNGNNEETLLQLTASAEKGSEHPLGEAIVRAAEEKKMKMMSLGNFEAIPGHGIEVMVDGKRLLAGNRKLMVKQNISLTALEEVSDKLAQQGKTPMYVAIDNQIAGIIAVADTVKENSRKAIEKLQKMGIEVAMITGDNKGTAMAIAKQVGIDRVLSEVLPEDKANEVKKLQAEGKKVAMVGDGINDAPALAQADIGIAIGSGTDVAIESADIVLMRSDLMDVPTAVELSKSTIRNIKQNLFWAFAYNVMGIPFAMGVIYLVGGPLLNPMLAGAAMSLSSVSVLVNALRLKRFKPSLA
- a CDS encoding heavy-metal-associated domain-containing protein, translating into MKETTLNVVGMSCSSCINKIEGQVGKLTGVDTVKVKLSDGQVDVSFQEEQVTLDEIKAAIQETGYKVADTKNEIGCSCCK
- a CDS encoding glutaredoxin family protein, whose translation is MTNNLELVLYTRPTCSDCQDAKTYLASHAISYHGKDVAKDLSLEQEMIEISGNRIVPLFAFYKKGILGKKKLVESFIGFEANKKVILKLLNSIDKA